One Pseudomonadota bacterium genomic window, GTTGCCGGGTTGCACGCGAGACGACGTGACGACGGCGCGCCGCGAGGACAACTGCCCGACGCAGACGGCCTGCACCGCGGTCACCGCCTCCCAGACGACCCTCGCCACGACCGCATGCCTGCCGGCCTGTAGCCCCGTTGGCGGCGCCCCCTGCGCGTTGCGCGCGCTGAGCTGCGATCCACTCTCGGTGCTGCGCACGGGCACCGCGGCGGTCTGTGACACCGCGCGCTGCAGCGTCGACGCCGACTGCGGCGACCACAGCGCCCAAACCCCCGATGTGCGCTGCGACGCCGACGCGGGCGTTTGTAGAAACCTTGGCCGCGTCACCACGGCAGTCGGGGCGGCCTGCAGCGGGCCGAGCGACTGCGGCGCCGGGCAGCATTGCTTGACCGAATGGCCGCGTGCTGCTGCCGCGATGGCGCCTGTGCCGGGTGGCTATTGCACGGTCGTCGGCTGCCGGTGGGGAGGCGCTTGGCGCTGTCCGAGCGGCAGCGCCTGCTTCAGTCTGGGTGGCGGCAGCGGCGGTCTGAGCGCCTGTTTGGCTGGCGGTTGCGATCCCCGCGCCGACGCGGCGCGCGACGGCTGCCGGGACGATACGCCGGCGCAGCCCTACCTCTGCTTTGCTGTCGGGCCGACGAGCGCGTGTTGGCTCGACCCTGCTGCCCCGCAGGCGCTCTAACGCTCTAGCGTTCTGACGCTCGCTCTAGCACGCTGACCGCCCGCCTCGTGGCCGGGGTCGGGTGCGCTTCAGAAGCGTTGAGCTTCGTCGTCCGCTGCCTCCGCGGCGCCGGGTGAGGTCTGCGGCGGCGGATCGATCACCGGTTCCACGGGCGGGGGCGGTGCTGTGCCCGCTGGATCGGGACCCAGCGGGCCGACGGTCAGCGGCGGCGCTGAGCGCGGCCCACCGGCGTCTGGCGCGGAGGGCAGTGCGGTTGGCAGCGCGGTGGGCAGCGCGGGTCGCGGCAGGGGCGGTGGCACGGCGGGCGGCGTAGTGGGCAGCACGGCGGCCAGGGCAGCGCTTCGGGCCGAGCCCCGGGCGGCGCGCGCTAGCGCCGCGGGCGGCGCCGTCCGGGGGTGCCGGCGCCTCGCGCCTGGCGCGGGCGGGTGCCCGGTCTGGGGGCTGCTCGCCGCCGGCTGCGGCGCGGGCGCTGGCGTGCCGAGACGGTGAGCGTCCTCGGCGCCGACTCGCCGCTCATCGGGCCCGCCGACTCCGTCTGGCGCGCCAGGCGCGGGCGGCAGCGCCGCAGCGGCGGTTGTTTCGAGGGGCGGCGCCGCGCGAGCCGTGCGCGAGGTCGCCGGCGCGAGCGCTGTCCGGCCGATCACGCGGATCGCGAGCGCGCCGACGGTGACGCCGAGCGCGGCGGCCAGCACCAGGCTTGCGCCCCAGGTCGACCGTCGCAGCGTGATCCGCCGGGGGTCGGTCGGCGAGGGGGCCAGCGCGGGGATCGCGCGCGGCGCGGCCGGCGCTGCCGCGGTGGCTCCCCCCGTCTCGAGCGCGAGCAGCGCATCATGCAGGGCGGCGGCGGTCGGCCAGCGTTGCGCCCGCTCCTTGCACAGGGCACGCAAAACCAACGCCTCGAGCTCGGCGGAGAGGTGCGGCGCCAGATCACGCGGACGCGGAGGGGGTTGCTGGAGATGCTGCAACAAGACCTCCATGCCGTTCGGGTTCGGGAAGGGCAGGCTGCCGGTCAGCATCAAGAAGAGAATGACGCCCAGGGCGTAGAGATCGGCGCGGGCGTCGACGTCGGCGCCCGCGGCCTGCTCGGGCGCCAGATAGTGCGGCGTGCCGAAGATCGCTCCGGTCTGCGTCAGCTGGCTCTCGTCGCCGTCACAGACGATCTTGGCGATGCCGAA contains:
- a CDS encoding serine/threonine protein kinase, producing MQLCTHCGSEYADEVSFCLRDGARLGGQPAPPGADALGVGSVLVGQLELREACGSGAMGTVFRAWQSQMEREVAVKLLRRELLATPGLVRRFYREARAAARLSHPNIVVVHAIGETTQRLPFIVMEYVAGESLARLCQQQGALPVARALAIARQIASALVEAHGHEIVHRDLKPANILLQRRGSGGDCVKVVDFGIAKIVCDGDESQLTQTGAIFGTPHYLAPEQAAGADVDARADLYALGVILFLMLTGSLPFPNPNGMEVLLQHLQQPPPRPRDLAPHLSAELEALVLRALCKERAQRWPTAAALHDALLALETGGATAAAPAAPRAIPALAPSPTDPRRITLRRSTWGASLVLAAALGVTVGALAIRVIGRTALAPATSRTARAAPPLETTAAAALPPAPGAPDGVGGPDERRVGAEDAHRLGTPAPAPQPAASSPQTGHPPAPGARRRHPRTAPPAALARAARGSARSAALAAVLPTTPPAVPPPLPRPALPTALPTALPSAPDAGGPRSAPPLTVGPLGPDPAGTAPPPPVEPVIDPPPQTSPGAAEAADDEAQRF